In one bacterium genomic region, the following are encoded:
- a CDS encoding ABC transporter permease — protein sequence MRRLLRAVRRAHRTWVSALGALLLAGAVLAALAGPLAAPASPTAIAIQDRLRAPDAGHWFGTDQFGRDVLARALWGSRYSLGASFTAVLIATAAGSLLGIVSAYAGGWTDRVIMRICDVVLAFPALLLAIGVAAVLGAGIKSIVLALALVYTPRIARVMRGAALPVRQMEYMDAARSGGAGAARIIVRHLFPNCLPALIVQGSISFSQMLLAEAALSFLGLGAPPPTPTWGGMLAEGKDFLTTAPWVAIFPGLCISASVLGLNLVGDTLRDTLDPHQS from the coding sequence ATGCGTCGACTCCTGCGCGCGGTCCGGCGCGCGCACCGCACCTGGGTCTCGGCCCTGGGGGCGCTGCTGCTGGCCGGGGCGGTGCTCGCGGCCCTCGCCGGTCCTCTTGCGGCGCCGGCGTCGCCGACCGCGATCGCGATCCAGGACCGGCTCCGGGCGCCGGACGCCGGGCATTGGTTCGGCACGGACCAGTTCGGCCGGGACGTGCTCGCGCGCGCGCTGTGGGGCAGCCGCTACAGCCTCGGCGCCTCGTTCACGGCCGTCCTGATCGCGACGGCGGCGGGGAGCCTGCTCGGGATCGTGAGCGCCTACGCGGGCGGTTGGACCGACCGGGTGATCATGCGGATCTGCGATGTCGTTCTTGCGTTTCCGGCGCTGCTGCTCGCGATCGGCGTCGCCGCGGTGCTCGGCGCCGGCATCAAGAGCATCGTGCTGGCGCTCGCCCTCGTCTACACGCCGCGCATCGCCCGCGTGATGCGCGGCGCCGCGCTGCCGGTCCGGCAGATGGAATACATGGACGCGGCGCGCAGCGGCGGCGCGGGAGCGGCGCGTATCATAGTGCGCCACCTGTTCCCGAACTGCCTGCCGGCGCTCATCGTGCAGGGCTCGATCAGCTTCTCGCAGATGCTTCTCGCCGAGGCGGCCCTCAGCTTCCTCGGCTTGGGCGCGCCGCCGCCCACGCCGACCTGGGGCGGGATGCTGGCGGAGGGCAAGGATTTTCTGACCACGGCTCCGTGGGTGGCGATCTTTCCGGGGCTCTGCATCAGCGCGAGCGTGCTGGGCCTGAATCTGGTGGGGGACACACTGCGCGATACGCTCGACCCGCATCAATCGTGA
- a CDS encoding ABC transporter permease: MWAWIVGRMGGFVAILAAISVVTFALLALIPGDPATVMLGAEASRQSIAALHKDLGLDRPVPVRFAIWMRDAVRGNLGYSIFSHRPVSAMIGERLSTTLTLCLFALAVAVAVGVPSGVLGAVRQNSAADQAVRLFQLLGLSVPDFWLGILLLLVFSVELRLVPLVGYKTITESAGTALRFLALPALALGIVQAANLARMTRAYMLEVLRHDYVRTARAKGLAGRRVIYRHALRNALPPVVTVLGIQVGALLSGVVVVETVFGLPGVGQLVISAILTRDYPLIQGVMLYSAVIYALANLAVDLSYGLMDPRVREAA; the protein is encoded by the coding sequence GTGTGGGCTTGGATCGTCGGACGCATGGGCGGGTTCGTGGCGATTCTCGCCGCCATTTCCGTCGTCACCTTCGCTCTGCTCGCCTTGATCCCAGGGGATCCCGCGACGGTCATGCTCGGCGCGGAAGCGTCGCGCCAGTCGATCGCGGCGCTCCACAAGGACCTGGGGCTCGACCGTCCGGTTCCCGTCCGCTTCGCGATCTGGATGCGGGACGCCGTCCGGGGCAACCTTGGCTACTCGATCTTCTCCCACCGGCCGGTGTCGGCCATGATCGGGGAGCGGCTCTCGACCACGCTCACACTGTGCCTGTTCGCGCTGGCGGTCGCGGTCGCGGTCGGCGTGCCGAGCGGGGTGCTGGGCGCCGTGCGGCAGAACAGCGCGGCCGACCAGGCGGTGCGCCTCTTTCAGTTGCTCGGCCTCTCCGTCCCGGACTTCTGGCTCGGCATCCTGCTGCTCCTGGTCTTCTCGGTGGAGCTGCGCCTCGTGCCGCTCGTCGGCTACAAGACCATCACCGAGTCCGCGGGAACCGCGCTGCGGTTCCTCGCGCTGCCGGCGCTGGCGCTCGGCATCGTGCAAGCCGCGAACCTCGCCCGGATGACCCGCGCGTACATGCTGGAGGTTCTGCGGCACGACTACGTGCGGACGGCCAGGGCGAAGGGACTCGCCGGGCGCCGGGTGATCTATCGCCACGCCCTGCGCAACGCGCTCCCGCCGGTCGTGACGGTCCTCGGCATTCAAGTGGGCGCGCTGCTCTCCGGCGTCGTGGTCGTGGAGACCGTGTTCGGCCTGCCGGGCGTCGGCCAGCTCGTCATCAGCGCGATTTTGACGCGGGACTATCCGCTGATTCAGGGCGTGATGCTGTACTCCGCGGTCATCTACGCGCTCGCGAACCTCGCGGTCGACCTCAGCTACGGGCTGATGGATCCCCGGGTCCGCGAGGCGGCATGA
- a CDS encoding dihydrodipicolinate synthase family protein — MNERALDGVYPIVPTIFDESGGLDHDGQRATVDFLLRAGVHGLVLLANASEGYTILDAERTALIGTVVRHLRGRIPVVVTCNHPSTIGAVRLAREAQDLGADAVMFLPPFFGGWLSDLDGVRRHCEALSHATTVPLMLQDHPLSGVTMPAAFLADLARAIERLGYFKIESNRAPAKIGAVARLGGEAIRGLFGGTAGVVFLEELDQGAAGTMPSSLLPEVFVRVLTAYRAGDRKRAAELMARYARLVAFEIHLGGQRAVKEALALRGVVRSTFVRGPIRDAWDEHAARQFRELIEEAGLLELERRS; from the coding sequence ATGAACGAGCGGGCGTTGGACGGAGTCTATCCGATCGTGCCCACCATCTTTGACGAATCGGGCGGCCTCGACCACGACGGCCAGCGGGCGACGGTGGACTTCCTGCTGCGGGCCGGCGTCCACGGCCTCGTCCTGCTCGCCAACGCGAGCGAAGGATACACGATCCTCGACGCCGAGCGGACGGCCCTGATCGGCACGGTGGTGCGGCACCTCCGGGGACGGATCCCGGTCGTGGTCACCTGCAACCACCCGAGCACCATCGGCGCCGTGCGGTTGGCGCGGGAGGCGCAGGACCTCGGCGCGGACGCGGTGATGTTCCTGCCGCCGTTTTTCGGTGGCTGGCTGTCCGATCTCGACGGCGTGCGCCGCCACTGCGAGGCGCTCTCACACGCGACCACGGTGCCGTTGATGCTCCAGGACCATCCGCTGAGCGGCGTCACGATGCCCGCCGCCTTCCTCGCCGATCTCGCGCGCGCGATCGAGCGCCTCGGCTACTTCAAGATCGAGTCGAACCGAGCGCCGGCGAAGATCGGGGCGGTGGCGCGGCTCGGCGGGGAGGCGATCCGGGGCCTCTTCGGGGGCACGGCGGGCGTGGTCTTTCTCGAGGAGCTCGATCAGGGCGCCGCCGGCACGATGCCGAGCAGCCTGCTGCCGGAGGTCTTCGTCCGTGTCCTGACCGCCTATCGCGCGGGCGACCGAAAGCGGGCGGCCGAGCTTATGGCGCGGTACGCGCGGCTCGTGGCGTTTGAGATCCATCTCGGCGGCCAGCGGGCCGTCAAGGAAGCCCTCGCATTACGCGGAGTCGTCCGGTCCACCTTCGTGCGCGGCCCGATCCGCGACGCCTGGGACGAGCACGCGGCGAGGCAGTTTCGGGAACTGATCGAGGAAGCCGGCCTGCTGGAGCTCGAGCGGCGGTCTTGA
- a CDS encoding sulfite exporter TauE/SafE family protein encodes MLTTIAIIVGLSAAAAAVTGFGFNLVSTPLLALIYPPRLVVVLTLLLGICASGLLVVRREIRREVEWRVVRPLFLSSLAGMPLGVALLALGPPRVLKAAIAAVTAAFAILMLTRFRPRFAGGMLDTVAVGFLSGVLSTSTSLNGPPVALYLMARGYAKDRFRSTMVVYIFLATVTSVALLALGAGVTAEALGLAARTAPVVIAGFAAGVLAVRGLTDRHFEVTVLGFLVLVGVIGVASALR; translated from the coding sequence GTGCTGACCACGATCGCGATCATCGTCGGCCTCTCCGCGGCCGCCGCCGCGGTGACGGGCTTCGGGTTCAACCTGGTCAGCACGCCACTGCTCGCCTTGATCTACCCGCCGCGTCTCGTCGTGGTGCTCACGCTGCTGCTCGGGATCTGCGCGAGCGGCCTGCTCGTGGTTCGCCGCGAGATCCGGCGGGAGGTCGAGTGGCGCGTCGTCCGCCCGCTGTTCCTGTCGAGCCTCGCCGGCATGCCGCTCGGCGTCGCGCTGCTGGCCCTCGGCCCGCCGCGGGTGCTCAAGGCGGCGATCGCCGCGGTCACCGCCGCCTTCGCGATCTTGATGCTGACCCGGTTCCGCCCCCGCTTCGCCGGCGGAATGCTCGACACCGTGGCCGTCGGATTCCTGAGCGGTGTCCTCTCCACCAGCACCAGCCTGAACGGACCTCCCGTCGCGCTCTATCTCATGGCGCGCGGGTACGCGAAAGACCGGTTTCGCAGCACCATGGTCGTCTACATCTTTCTGGCCACCGTGACGAGCGTGGCGCTGCTCGCGCTCGGCGCCGGGGTCACGGCGGAGGCGCTGGGACTCGCGGCGAGAACGGCGCCGGTCGTGATCGCCGGATTCGCCGCCGGGGTGCTCGCCGTCCGCGGCCTCACCGACCGGCACTTCGAAGTCACGGTCCTCGGATTTCTGGTCCTGGTCGGGGTGATCGGCGTCGCGTCCGCGCTGCGGTAA
- the rsmI gene encoding 16S rRNA (cytidine(1402)-2'-O)-methyltransferase has product MTSGPGTLYVVATPIGNLEDVSLRALRVLREAALVAAEDTRRTRKLLSHHGIPARLVSVREHNERVRAPVLVRRLLGGESIALVSDAGTPGLSDPGAALVRTAADAGVRVVPIPGPSAVLAALVASGLPAEPATFLGFLPTRGAERRRALDALRNLPHTLVLFEAPHRLRETLGDLLEALGDRRIAVARELTKVHEEVYRAALTEAVRHFSAHPPRGEFTLVIEGTGSGGTDPADTGAAADAARALARETMVRAAAEGCSAHEAVRRAVEASRLRRNEVYRLWLTLKREARP; this is encoded by the coding sequence GTGACGTCCGGCCCAGGGACGCTCTACGTCGTCGCAACCCCCATCGGCAACCTCGAGGACGTCTCGCTCCGCGCGCTGCGCGTGCTGCGGGAGGCGGCACTCGTCGCGGCGGAGGACACCCGCCGGACCCGCAAGCTGCTGTCGCACCACGGCATCCCGGCCCGCCTCGTCAGCGTCCGCGAGCACAACGAACGGGTGCGCGCGCCGGTCCTCGTGCGGCGGCTGCTCGGCGGCGAGTCGATCGCGCTGGTCTCGGACGCGGGCACGCCGGGCCTGAGCGATCCGGGCGCCGCCCTCGTGCGGACCGCGGCGGACGCGGGTGTGCGCGTCGTGCCCATTCCCGGCCCGAGCGCCGTGCTGGCCGCGCTCGTCGCGTCGGGCCTCCCGGCGGAACCGGCCACGTTTTTGGGGTTTCTCCCGACCCGGGGCGCGGAGCGCCGGCGCGCGCTCGACGCCCTGCGGAATCTCCCGCACACGCTCGTGCTCTTCGAGGCGCCGCACCGGCTCCGTGAGACGCTCGGCGACCTGCTCGAAGCGCTGGGCGACCGCCGGATCGCGGTCGCGCGCGAACTGACGAAGGTGCACGAAGAGGTGTACCGGGCGGCGCTCACCGAAGCCGTGCGGCACTTTTCCGCGCATCCTCCGCGTGGGGAATTCACGCTTGTCATCGAAGGAACGGGGTCGGGCGGCACGGACCCCGCGGACACCGGAGCCGCGGCCGACGCGGCGCGCGCGCTGGCGCGCGAGACGATGGTGCGCGCCGCGGCCGAAGGCTGCTCCGCCCACGAGGCGGTGCGGCGGGCGGTCGAGGCGAGCCGCCTCCGCCGCAACGAGGTCTACCGTCTGTGGCTCACGCTCAAGCGGGAGGCACGCCCATGA
- a CDS encoding dihydrodipicolinate synthase family protein: protein MKKVHTAGDEVEALMLQGVLEQAGIPVALRSRQMPGYGVVFEKATGVWGDLLVPDEQAEDARTLIRDYLAAQAKRAAGGTKGLAGIVVPIPTLFDERGRLDEAANVRHVEWLIARGVHGVFPLGTTGEFTALTREERRAMAELVVRTARGRVPVLVGCGAPGTEEAVAYAEHAEQIGADAVAVVLPYYWVPPDRSIYEHFRLIAIATRLPVYIYNFPGLTGRNIPPRLVLRLARDHANIAGIKDTIDSVAHVQEIITTVRPARPDFVVLCGMDYHLLNTLLLGGDGTVPGTANFAPDPLVEIYRAVTQGRLADAAEQGRRHLNAIPGLFTADAPAFVVVKEAMVIAGLIPHATARPPALPLTEDERRTLRRGLEALGIGAAKGAPR, encoded by the coding sequence ATGAAAAAGGTCCACACCGCCGGAGACGAGGTCGAAGCGCTGATGCTCCAGGGCGTCCTGGAACAGGCCGGCATTCCCGTGGCGCTCCGCTCGCGGCAGATGCCCGGATACGGCGTGGTGTTCGAGAAGGCGACGGGCGTGTGGGGCGACCTGTTGGTACCGGATGAACAGGCGGAGGACGCGAGGACGCTGATCCGCGACTATCTGGCGGCGCAGGCCAAGCGCGCCGCCGGCGGGACGAAGGGGCTGGCCGGGATCGTCGTGCCGATCCCCACGCTGTTCGACGAGCGCGGCCGGCTCGACGAAGCGGCCAACGTCCGCCACGTCGAGTGGCTGATCGCCCGCGGCGTGCACGGCGTGTTCCCGCTCGGGACGACGGGCGAGTTCACCGCGCTGACCCGCGAGGAGCGCCGCGCGATGGCGGAACTGGTGGTCCGGACCGCGCGGGGGCGGGTTCCGGTGCTCGTGGGCTGCGGCGCGCCGGGCACGGAGGAAGCCGTCGCCTACGCCGAGCACGCGGAGCAGATCGGCGCGGACGCGGTCGCCGTGGTCCTACCATATTATTGGGTGCCGCCGGACCGCTCGATCTACGAGCACTTCCGGCTGATCGCGATCGCGACCCGCCTGCCGGTCTACATCTACAACTTCCCGGGTCTGACGGGCCGCAACATCCCGCCCCGCCTCGTGCTGCGGCTGGCCCGGGACCACGCCAACATCGCCGGCATCAAAGACACCATCGACAGCGTCGCGCACGTCCAGGAAATCATCACGACCGTGCGGCCGGCGCGGCCGGATTTCGTCGTGCTCTGCGGCATGGACTACCACCTGCTCAACACGCTGCTGCTCGGCGGCGACGGCACGGTCCCGGGCACCGCCAACTTCGCGCCGGATCCGTTGGTGGAGATCTACCGCGCGGTCACCCAGGGACGGCTCGCGGACGCGGCGGAGCAGGGCCGCCGCCACCTCAACGCGATCCCGGGCCTGTTCACGGCAGACGCGCCGGCGTTCGTCGTCGTCAAGGAAGCGATGGTGATCGCGGGCCTGATCCCGCACGCGACGGCACGGCCGCCCGCGCTGCCGCTCACCGAGGACGAGCGGCGGACGCTGCGGCGGGGTCTCGAAGCGCTCGGGATCGGTGCCGCCAAAGGCGCGCCGCGGTGA
- a CDS encoding homoserine dehydrogenase, whose amino-acid sequence MSFIAREGEPPPVPVNVGLLGCGTVGSAVVRLLRANGDEIERRTGAQLRLRRVAVANVERSRGVAFEPGVLTGNAPAVVAHHDINVIVEVMGGLEPARTLLLDAIEHGKHVVTANKQLIARHGPELFAAAARAGVDLRLEASVGAGVPVIQMLKESLAANRVAEVTGILNGTTNYVLTRMAEDGSEFGDALADAQRRGFAEADPTDDVEGHDAAAKLAILATIAFHTPVHADSVYREGISRVSAQDIRYAAELGYVLKLLAIAREHGGRVEAHVHPAFIPHAHPLAAIRNELNAVFVRGDQAGEVMIVGRGAGGAPTASAVVADLIDVARNHRRGLHGRVGWESLDARPLRPMEEVETPFYLLMQVTDRPGVFARIATIFGEEGVSISAISQKSRGTDADIVMITHTAREAQMRKVLARIQALDVVGTVRNVIRVVDGE is encoded by the coding sequence GTGAGCTTCATCGCGCGGGAAGGCGAACCGCCGCCGGTGCCCGTGAACGTCGGCCTGTTAGGCTGCGGGACGGTCGGCAGCGCGGTGGTGCGCCTCTTGCGGGCCAACGGCGACGAGATCGAGCGGCGCACCGGCGCGCAGCTTCGTCTGCGCCGCGTTGCCGTCGCGAACGTGGAGCGGTCCCGCGGCGTCGCGTTCGAACCGGGCGTGCTGACCGGCAACGCGCCCGCCGTCGTCGCGCACCACGACATCAACGTGATCGTGGAGGTCATGGGCGGGCTCGAGCCCGCGCGGACGCTTCTGCTCGACGCGATCGAGCACGGCAAGCACGTCGTTACCGCGAACAAGCAGCTGATCGCGCGGCACGGCCCGGAACTCTTTGCCGCCGCCGCCCGCGCGGGCGTCGACCTGCGCCTCGAGGCGAGCGTCGGCGCGGGCGTGCCGGTGATCCAGATGCTCAAGGAGTCGCTCGCGGCCAACCGCGTGGCGGAGGTCACCGGCATTCTCAACGGCACGACCAACTACGTCCTCACGCGGATGGCGGAGGACGGCTCGGAGTTCGGCGACGCGCTCGCCGACGCCCAGCGCCGCGGCTTCGCGGAAGCGGATCCGACCGACGACGTGGAGGGGCACGACGCGGCGGCGAAGCTCGCCATCCTCGCGACAATCGCGTTCCACACGCCGGTGCACGCGGACTCGGTCTACCGCGAGGGCATCAGCCGCGTCTCCGCGCAGGACATTCGATACGCGGCGGAGCTCGGCTACGTGCTCAAACTGCTCGCCATCGCGCGCGAGCACGGCGGCCGCGTCGAGGCCCACGTCCACCCCGCGTTCATCCCGCACGCGCACCCGCTCGCCGCGATTCGCAACGAGTTGAACGCGGTCTTCGTCCGCGGGGACCAGGCCGGCGAAGTCATGATCGTCGGACGCGGGGCGGGCGGCGCTCCGACGGCGAGCGCCGTCGTCGCGGATCTCATCGACGTGGCGCGCAACCACCGGCGGGGCCTGCACGGCCGCGTCGGCTGGGAATCGCTGGACGCGCGGCCGCTTCGGCCGATGGAAGAGGTCGAGACGCCGTTCTATCTCCTGATGCAGGTCACCGACCGGCCGGGGGTGTTCGCGCGTATCGCGACGATCTTCGGCGAAGAGGGCGTCAGCATCTCCGCGATCTCGCAGAAGAGCCGCGGCACCGACGCCGACATCGTCATGATCACGCACACGGCGCGCGAGGCGCAGATGCGCAAGGTCCTGGCGCGGATCCAAGCCCTCGACGTCGTCGGCACGGTCCGCAACGTCATCCGCGTGGTGGACGGTGAGTAG
- the thrC gene encoding threonine synthase, with translation MSRRLWRGVIEEYRQFLPVTDGAPVVTLREGDTPLLRAERLERHVPGATIYLKNEGVNPTGSFKDRGMTLAITKAVEEGSRGVLCASTGNTAASAAAYASRAGIACFVVVPAGGVALGKVVQALAHGARLVPIEGSFDEALRLVREGAPRLRLTLVNSVNPYRIEGQKTGAFEVCDVLGRAPDVLAVPVGNAGNISAYWKGFAQYHARDIVTARPRMWGFQAAGAAPFVLGHPVDRPETIASAIRIGRPASWDSAVAAVEESGGAFEAVSDEELLAARTMLAREEGTFVEPASAASVAGVLRRSREGRIPEGSTIVCILTGHGLKDPEAVLRTERRPEPVPATFEAIEAVIGEPALSGAGESSRGRR, from the coding sequence GTGAGTAGGCGCCTGTGGCGCGGGGTGATCGAGGAGTACCGGCAGTTCCTGCCGGTCACGGACGGCGCGCCGGTCGTTACCCTGCGTGAGGGCGACACGCCGCTCCTGCGCGCCGAGCGCCTCGAGCGCCACGTGCCGGGCGCGACGATTTACCTGAAGAACGAAGGGGTCAACCCGACCGGATCGTTCAAGGACCGCGGGATGACGCTCGCCATCACGAAGGCGGTCGAGGAAGGCAGCCGCGGCGTGCTCTGCGCGAGCACCGGCAACACCGCGGCCTCCGCCGCCGCGTACGCGTCGCGCGCCGGGATCGCCTGCTTCGTCGTGGTCCCGGCCGGCGGGGTCGCGCTCGGCAAGGTCGTCCAGGCGCTCGCCCACGGCGCCCGGCTCGTGCCGATCGAAGGCTCGTTCGACGAGGCGCTCCGCCTCGTCCGCGAAGGCGCGCCGCGCCTGCGGCTTACGCTGGTCAACTCCGTCAACCCGTACCGGATCGAGGGGCAGAAGACCGGCGCCTTCGAGGTCTGCGACGTGCTGGGGCGCGCCCCGGACGTGCTCGCGGTCCCCGTCGGCAACGCCGGCAACATCAGCGCCTACTGGAAGGGCTTCGCGCAGTACCACGCGCGCGACATCGTGACGGCGCGGCCGAGGATGTGGGGCTTCCAGGCCGCGGGGGCCGCGCCGTTCGTTCTCGGGCATCCGGTCGACCGGCCGGAGACGATCGCGTCCGCCATCCGGATCGGACGGCCCGCTTCCTGGGACAGCGCGGTCGCGGCGGTCGAGGAGTCCGGAGGCGCCTTCGAGGCGGTCAGCGATGAGGAACTGCTGGCGGCGCGCACGATGCTCGCGCGGGAAGAAGGCACCTTCGTCGAGCCGGCCTCCGCCGCGTCGGTCGCCGGCGTGCTGCGTCGGTCGCGCGAAGGACGGATCCCCGAGGGCAGCACCATCGTCTGCATCCTCACCGGCCACGGCCTCAAGGATCCGGAGGCGGTGCTGCGCACGGAACGGCGGCCCGAGCCGGTGCCGGCCACGTTCGAAGCGATCGAAGCCGTCATCGGCGAACCGGCGCTCTCGGGAGCGGGGGAATCGTCTCGCGGACGCCGATGA
- the thrB gene encoding homoserine kinase, whose translation MIRVRVPATTSNLGPGFDALGLALRLHNTVALEDADAPRIEIEGEGAMALPRDGTHLAYRAALAVVDAVRARGTHRGRLPEAFHLRQHNRIPLARGLGSSAAAIVGGAAAANALLDTPLDEQALIDLAAGMEGHPDNVAPAVLGGLVACVTTAAGKIRYIRLLPKRLRAVLAIPEFAVSTAEARRLLPERVPFRDAVFNVTRTALLVAALAEGRPDLLDEATRDRLHQPHRAKLVPGLEAVFAAAREAGAHGVALSGSGPTVVAFGDAAGIGEAMRRAFEASGTACRALEADVDPDGTVVESAS comes from the coding sequence ATGATCCGCGTCCGCGTGCCCGCGACGACGTCCAACCTCGGGCCCGGCTTCGACGCGCTCGGCCTCGCCCTGCGCCTTCACAACACCGTCGCGCTGGAGGACGCGGATGCGCCGCGCATCGAGATCGAGGGCGAGGGCGCGATGGCGCTGCCGCGGGACGGCACGCACCTGGCGTACCGGGCGGCGCTGGCCGTGGTCGACGCGGTCCGCGCACGGGGCACGCACCGGGGCCGCCTGCCTGAGGCCTTCCACCTCCGGCAGCACAACCGCATTCCGCTCGCCCGCGGGCTCGGCAGCAGCGCTGCGGCGATCGTCGGCGGCGCGGCCGCGGCCAACGCGCTCCTCGACACGCCGCTCGACGAGCAGGCGCTGATCGACCTCGCCGCGGGGATGGAGGGCCATCCGGACAACGTGGCCCCGGCCGTCCTCGGCGGGCTGGTCGCGTGCGTGACCACGGCGGCGGGGAAAATCCGCTACATACGTCTCCTCCCGAAGCGGCTGCGCGCGGTGCTCGCGATCCCCGAGTTCGCGGTGTCGACCGCCGAGGCCCGGCGGCTCCTGCCGGAGCGCGTGCCGTTTCGCGACGCCGTCTTCAACGTCACGCGCACCGCCCTCTTGGTCGCCGCCCTCGCCGAGGGCCGCCCGGATCTGCTCGACGAGGCGACCCGCGACCGCCTGCACCAGCCCCACCGCGCCAAACTGGTCCCCGGCCTCGAGGCCGTCTTCGCCGCGGCGCGCGAGGCGGGGGCGCACGGCGTGGCGCTGAGCGGCTCCGGGCCGACCGTCGTGGCGTTCGGCGACGCGGCGGGCATCGGGGAGGCGATGCGGCGGGCGTTTGAAGCCTCGGGGACGGCGTGCCGCGCGCTCGAGGCCGACGTGGACCCGGACGGGACGGTGGTGGAGTCCGCGTCGTGA
- a CDS encoding aspartate kinase, whose product MSLVVQKFGGSSVATPDKIKHVAGRVAATREAGHNVVVVVSAPGDTTDDLIGLARQITDRPADREMDMLLATGEQVSIALLAMALHTRGQEAVSLTGAQALIRTEPVHLRARIDDIDRRRVDRELAAGRIVIVAGFQGITGDGEITTLGRGGSDTTAVALASVLGAEICRIYTDVEGVFTADPRVVPGARKLAEISYDEMLEMASSGALVLQTRAAELAKQYRVPLEVLSTFVDRGGTVVTDRAMERRRLVTAVTHDRNVAKIAATGLQDRPGIAHTLFRAIADRHVNVNLIIQSVPRAQGADISFTVARSDMAVAIEAARSVAGAIGAREIISDQDVAMVSIVGAGMITNPGVAATMFGALARHGINIELIATSEIKISCVVRADDVEKAVRVLHAEFRMDEE is encoded by the coding sequence GTGAGCCTCGTCGTTCAAAAGTTCGGCGGCAGCTCGGTCGCGACGCCCGACAAGATCAAGCACGTCGCCGGCCGCGTCGCCGCGACCCGGGAAGCCGGTCACAACGTGGTCGTCGTGGTCTCCGCGCCCGGCGACACGACCGACGACCTGATCGGCCTCGCGCGGCAGATTACCGACCGCCCCGCGGACCGCGAGATGGATATGCTGCTCGCTACCGGCGAGCAGGTGTCGATCGCCCTGCTCGCGATGGCGCTGCACACGCGCGGCCAAGAAGCGGTGTCGCTCACCGGGGCGCAGGCGCTGATCCGCACCGAGCCCGTGCACCTGCGGGCGCGGATCGACGACATCGATCGCCGCCGGGTGGACCGCGAGCTCGCGGCCGGCCGGATCGTGATCGTCGCGGGCTTCCAGGGCATCACCGGCGACGGCGAGATCACGACGCTCGGCCGCGGCGGGTCGGACACCACCGCGGTCGCGCTCGCGTCCGTGCTCGGCGCGGAGATCTGCCGGATCTACACCGACGTCGAGGGCGTCTTCACCGCGGATCCGCGCGTCGTACCCGGGGCGCGGAAGCTGGCCGAAATCTCGTATGATGAAATGCTGGAGATGGCGAGCTCCGGCGCGCTCGTTCTGCAGACGCGCGCCGCGGAGCTGGCGAAGCAGTACCGCGTGCCGCTCGAGGTGCTCAGCACGTTCGTCGACCGGGGGGGAACGGTGGTGACGGATCGGGCGATGGAACGCCGGCGGCTGGTCACGGCCGTCACGCACGACCGCAACGTGGCCAAGATCGCCGCGACGGGCCTCCAGGACCGGCCGGGCATCGCGCACACGCTCTTCCGCGCGATCGCCGACCGCCACGTGAACGTGAACCTGATCATCCAGAGCGTGCCGCGGGCGCAGGGCGCGGACATCTCGTTCACCGTCGCGCGCTCGGACATGGCGGTCGCGATCGAGGCCGCCCGCTCCGTCGCCGGCGCGATCGGCGCCCGCGAGATCATCTCCGATCAGGACGTCGCCATGGTCAGCATCGTGGGCGCCGGCATGATCACCAACCCCGGCGTCGCGGCGACAATGTTCGGGGCGCTCGCCCGCCACGGCATCAACATCGAACTGATCGCCACGTCCGAGATCAAGATCTCGTGCGTCGTGCGGGCGGACGATGTGGAGAAAGCCGTCCGCGTGCTGCACGCCGAGTTTCGGATGGACGAAGAGTAA
- a CDS encoding VOC family protein, translating to MSAPSIERIDHLVLTVRDVEATCAFYARVLGMTPVTFDDGRRALAFGRQKINLHQAGREFEPTALRPTPGSGDLCLITAMPLPDVLAHLAACGVPVVQGPVAQEGALGAMSSLYFRDPDGNLIEVSHYL from the coding sequence GTGTCCGCGCCGTCGATCGAGCGCATCGATCACCTCGTCCTCACGGTGCGGGATGTGGAGGCCACCTGCGCGTTCTACGCGCGCGTCCTCGGAATGACGCCGGTCACGTTCGACGACGGCCGCCGCGCGCTCGCGTTCGGCCGCCAGAAGATCAATCTGCACCAAGCCGGACGCGAGTTTGAGCCGACGGCGCTGCGTCCCACGCCGGGATCCGGCGACCTCTGTCTCATTACGGCGATGCCGCTGCCCGACGTGCTCGCACACCTGGCGGCCTGCGGCGTGCCGGTCGTGCAGGGCCCCGTGGCCCAAGAGGGGGCGCTCGGGGCGATGTCGTCGCTCTACTTTCGAGACCCCGACGGGAACCTGATCGAGGTTTCACACTACCTCTAG